One region of Mus musculus strain C57BL/6J chromosome 3, GRCm38.p6 C57BL/6J genomic DNA includes:
- the Rit1 gene encoding GTP-binding protein Rit1 isoform X1 — MPRPPAPSSRTRAGPWAVGRSWERNAGYHPASKLVSEVQAQEAFPRGPGLPRRTMESGARPIGSSCSSPAALSREYKLVMLGAGGVGKSAMTMQFISHRFPEDHDPTIEDAYKIRIRIDDEPANLDILDTAGQAEFTAMRDQYMRAGEGFIICYSITDRRSFHEVREFKQLIYRVRRTDDTPVVLVGNKSDLKQLRQVSKEEGLSLAREFSCPFFETSAAYRYYIDDVFHALVREIRKKEKELVLAMEKKAKPKNSVWKRLKSPFRRKKDSVT, encoded by the exons ATGCCCCGCCCACCGGCGCCATCTTCCAGGACCCGGGCGGGGCCCTGGGCTGTGGGGCGCAGCTGGGAAAGGAACGCGGGTTACCACCCGGCCTCAAAGCTGGTTTCAGAGGTACAGGCTCAG GAGGCCTTTCCCAGGGGCCCAGGACTGCCCCGGAGGACAATGGAGTCCGGAGCTCGCCCCATTGGTAGCAGCTGTAGCAGCCCTGCAGCACTCTCCCGGGAATACAAACTAGTGATGCTGGGTGCCGGTGGAGTTGGGAAGAGTG CCATGACAATGCAGTTCATCAGCCACCGATTCCCAGAAGACCATGACCCCACCATTG AAGATGCTTATAAGATCCGGATCCGCATTGATGATGAACCTGCCAATCTGGACATCCTGGACACAGCAGGACAG GCAGAGTTTACAGCCATGCGGGATCAGTATATGAGGGCAGGAGAAGGATTCATCATCTGTTACTCCATCACGGATCGTCGAAGTTTCCACGAAGTTCGGGAGTTTAAACAACTGATTTACCGGGTCCGACGCACCGATGATACACCGGTGGTTCTTGTGGGGAACAAGTCTGACCTAAAGCAGCTGAGGCAG GTCTCCAAGGAAGAGGGATTGTCTCTGGCTCGAGAATTCAGTTGTCCCTTTTTTGAGACCTCAGCTGCCTACCGTTACTACATCGACGACGTTTTCCACGCCCTCGTCCGGGAGATCCgtaagaaagagaaggagctAGTACTGGCCATGGAGAAGAAGGCCAAACCCAAGAACAGCGTATGGAAGAGGCTGAAGTCACCGTTCAGGAGGAAGAAAGACTCGGTCACCTGA
- the Rit1 gene encoding GTP-binding protein Rit1 isoform 2 (isoform 2 is encoded by transcript variant 2) has product MTMQFISHRFPEDHDPTIEDAYKIRIRIDDEPANLDILDTAGQAEFTAMRDQYMRAGEGFIICYSITDRRSFHEVREFKQLIYRVRRTDDTPVVLVGNKSDLKQLRQVSKEEGLSLAREFSCPFFETSAAYRYYIDDVFHALVREIRKKEKELVLAMEKKAKPKNSVWKRLKSPFRRKKDSVT; this is encoded by the exons ATGACAATGCAGTTCATCAGCCACCGATTCCCAGAAGACCATGACCCCACCATTG AAGATGCTTATAAGATCCGGATCCGCATTGATGATGAACCTGCCAATCTGGACATCCTGGACACAGCAGGACAG GCAGAGTTTACAGCCATGCGGGATCAGTATATGAGGGCAGGAGAAGGATTCATCATCTGTTACTCCATCACGGATCGTCGAAGTTTCCACGAAGTTCGGGAGTTTAAACAACTGATTTACCGGGTCCGACGCACCGATGATACACCGGTGGTTCTTGTGGGGAACAAGTCTGACCTAAAGCAGCTGAGGCAG GTCTCCAAGGAAGAGGGATTGTCTCTGGCTCGAGAATTCAGTTGTCCCTTTTTTGAGACCTCAGCTGCCTACCGTTACTACATCGACGACGTTTTCCACGCCCTCGTCCGGGAGATCCgtaagaaagagaaggagctAGTACTGGCCATGGAGAAGAAGGCCAAACCCAAGAACAGCGTATGGAAGAGGCTGAAGTCACCGTTCAGGAGGAAGAAAGACTCGGTCACCTGA
- the Rit1 gene encoding GTP-binding protein Rit1 isoform 1 (isoform 1 is encoded by transcript variant 1), translated as MESGARPIGSSCSSPAALSREYKLVMLGAGGVGKSAMTMQFISHRFPEDHDPTIEDAYKIRIRIDDEPANLDILDTAGQAEFTAMRDQYMRAGEGFIICYSITDRRSFHEVREFKQLIYRVRRTDDTPVVLVGNKSDLKQLRQVSKEEGLSLAREFSCPFFETSAAYRYYIDDVFHALVREIRKKEKELVLAMEKKAKPKNSVWKRLKSPFRRKKDSVT; from the exons ATGGAGTCCGGAGCTCGCCCCATTGGTAGCAGCTGTAGCAGCCCTGCAGCACTCTCCCGGGAATACAAACTAGTGATGCTGGGTGCCGGTGGAGTTGGGAAGAGTG CCATGACAATGCAGTTCATCAGCCACCGATTCCCAGAAGACCATGACCCCACCATTG AAGATGCTTATAAGATCCGGATCCGCATTGATGATGAACCTGCCAATCTGGACATCCTGGACACAGCAGGACAG GCAGAGTTTACAGCCATGCGGGATCAGTATATGAGGGCAGGAGAAGGATTCATCATCTGTTACTCCATCACGGATCGTCGAAGTTTCCACGAAGTTCGGGAGTTTAAACAACTGATTTACCGGGTCCGACGCACCGATGATACACCGGTGGTTCTTGTGGGGAACAAGTCTGACCTAAAGCAGCTGAGGCAG GTCTCCAAGGAAGAGGGATTGTCTCTGGCTCGAGAATTCAGTTGTCCCTTTTTTGAGACCTCAGCTGCCTACCGTTACTACATCGACGACGTTTTCCACGCCCTCGTCCGGGAGATCCgtaagaaagagaaggagctAGTACTGGCCATGGAGAAGAAGGCCAAACCCAAGAACAGCGTATGGAAGAGGCTGAAGTCACCGTTCAGGAGGAAGAAAGACTCGGTCACCTGA